The Porphyromonas pogonae genome segment CGCTGCCGACGATGCTGCGGGTATCAAGATCATGCCTTTGAGTAAAGTCAATCCCGAAGAGTTCGGTCTGAGGTCAATACGAGAAGCTGTAAAAAAGCTTTTGGCAAATAAATCTATCTTATAAAGAGAATCTATCTCTATTTCTCTTCCCCTGTTATTTCTGCTGCAAGCCTTTTACATCCGGCACGATTTATTTTATGTGTTTCTGTCATTGGTACAGCTTGTACAGCATATATTTCTTTGGGCGCGTACAAAGAAGGTATCTGTGCTTTTATCTGAAGCTTTAAATCAACCAGGTCATATTGCGCTGCTTTCTCCAAGAGCATCACTAATCTCTCACCTAACACTTCATCAGCCACTGACGTAAGTGCGAAGTTTGTGGTCACAATATCCTTGAGCTGCTCTTCTATCTTTTCGGGGTGAATCTTAATTCCGCCACTGTTGATTACATTGTCTCTTCTTCCTACAATCGCAAAGGTGTTATTATCATTCAGTAAAGCCACATCGTTTGTATAAAGAATGTTCTGATTGATATGAGGTGCGTCTATAATCAGCGTATCATCCTTGGACAAGGTTAATTTAACGCCCGGAAGAGGTGAATAGAACTTACTTTTATCACTTCCGTTTACTTTTCTTAGGGCTATGTGCGATAGTGTCTCCGTCATACCATAGCTACTGTATACCTTGCATTGGAGTCTATCCGTTTCTTGCTCGAGAGACAGAGGTATCTGCCCCCCTCCTACTAATATGATCCCTGATCTATTCAGTTTTTCCTCTTCCTTTTTTACGCTCATTGCACAACTCAATTGCATCGGAGTCATGGCAATAAACCTAAAATCAGGATTACCTGTAAAGTCTGTATCCAGAGGATGTGATGAGGACTGGACATAATAGAGATCAAGCTGAGCCACCAAGGCTCTAATCACCATCATCATACCTGAAATGTAATCCAACGGAAGGCACAGCAATACACGGTCATGTGCTGATAATCCGAAAAATGAACAAGTAGCCATAGCACTATTCATCATTCTTTTTTTCTTAACGACCATTGTTTTCGGAGCTCCTGTCGAACCTGAAGTCTTTACTTCAATAGAGTCTCTTCCATCAAACCATTTACCCAAAAATTCCGTTAAACTCTCGTATCCTCGAGCAAGAAATGCAGTTTGGCATTCATTAGCAGAGTAATCTCTACCCATTAAATACAAGTGCTGTTGTTCTATATCGGTGACAAATCTAGGCATAAACTATGGGAGTTAGAGTGGCAAGATATTATCAGCTGCCGAAGGCGCATCACCCGGTATGTACCACAGAGAGTCCCCCTGAATAGTCAAAGGCACGGGTACATTCGTTGTAAATAACTTACCTGTCCCCAGGCCTTGTGGCAATTTGTTATCGAAGCATGCTGTATATTGAGCTATTGCATTGAGCCCGATGTTTGATTCCAGTGCAGAGGTCATCCACCAGCCTATCCCCATAGCTTCTGCAAGGTCTATCCACTCTTTACAGCCCACAAAGCCACCATGAAGAGATGGCTTCAGGATAATATATTGTGGGGAAAGCTCGTCAAGTAAACGTATCTTATCTTCCCTGCGATTTATACCGATAAGCTCTTCATCAAACCCTATGGGCAGTTCACTATGGGCACAGAGGTCCTTCATTGCACCGTGTTGTCCTTGGCTTATGGGTTGTTCTATAGAGTGTAGTTCCAGTTCGCTCAGTCTATGCAGCTTATCCATGGCCTCAATCGGGGCAAATGCGCCATTGGCAT includes the following:
- a CDS encoding AMP-binding protein is translated as MPRFVTDIEQQHLYLMGRDYSANECQTAFLARGYESLTEFLGKWFDGRDSIEVKTSGSTGAPKTMVVKKKRMMNSAMATCSFFGLSAHDRVLLCLPLDYISGMMMVIRALVAQLDLYYVQSSSHPLDTDFTGNPDFRFIAMTPMQLSCAMSVKKEEEKLNRSGIILVGGGQIPLSLEQETDRLQCKVYSSYGMTETLSHIALRKVNGSDKSKFYSPLPGVKLTLSKDDTLIIDAPHINQNILYTNDVALLNDNNTFAIVGRRDNVINSGGIKIHPEKIEEQLKDIVTTNFALTSVADEVLGERLVMLLEKAAQYDLVDLKLQIKAQIPSLYAPKEIYAVQAVPMTETHKINRAGCKRLAAEITGEEK